Proteins found in one Actinokineospora alba genomic segment:
- the nusG gene encoding transcription termination/antitermination protein NusG: MTSENGAAGGSELTSLTDDEVVTPSPEGDVEPTEATESDAVETAEAETAVESEDTASAQADAAPIDEAPADPATEMRDALRRAPGDWYVVHSYAGYENKVKTNLETRIQTLDMEDFIFQVEVPTEEVTEIKNGQRKLVQRKVLPGYILVRMELNDPSWSAVRNTPGVTGFVGATSKPSPLTIDEVLKFLLPQVEEAKPAKGSAAAQSRGPQVEVDFEIGESVTVMDGPFATLPATISEVNADGQKLKVLVSIFGRETPVELSFTQVSKI, from the coding sequence GTGACCTCCGAGAACGGCGCCGCGGGCGGCAGTGAGCTGACCAGCCTCACCGACGACGAGGTTGTCACCCCGTCGCCGGAAGGCGATGTCGAGCCCACCGAAGCCACCGAGTCGGACGCCGTGGAGACCGCCGAAGCCGAGACCGCTGTGGAGTCCGAGGACACCGCGAGCGCTCAGGCCGACGCCGCCCCGATCGACGAGGCCCCGGCCGACCCGGCCACCGAGATGCGCGACGCCCTGCGCCGCGCTCCGGGCGACTGGTACGTCGTGCACTCCTACGCGGGCTACGAGAACAAGGTCAAGACCAACCTCGAGACCCGCATCCAGACCCTCGACATGGAGGACTTCATCTTCCAGGTCGAGGTGCCGACCGAAGAGGTCACCGAGATCAAGAACGGCCAGCGCAAGCTGGTGCAGCGCAAGGTGCTGCCCGGCTACATCCTGGTCCGCATGGAGCTCAACGACCCGTCCTGGTCCGCGGTGCGCAACACCCCGGGCGTGACGGGTTTCGTGGGCGCCACCTCCAAGCCGTCCCCGTTGACCATCGACGAGGTGCTGAAGTTCCTCCTCCCGCAGGTCGAGGAAGCCAAGCCCGCGAAGGGCTCGGCGGCGGCGCAGTCGCGCGGCCCGCAGGTCGAGGTGGACTTCGAGATCGGCGAGTCGGTCACCGTCATGGACGGCCCGTTCGCCACGTTGCCCGCCACGATCAGCGAGGTCAACGCCGACGGGCAGAAGCTGAAGGTCCTGGTGTCGATCTTCGGCCGGGAGACCCCGGTCGAGCTGTCGTTCACCCAGGTCTCCAAGATCTGA
- the secE gene encoding preprotein translocase subunit SecE: protein MAEDKEREEGQQERPSRPVTAAARRERRGTARPAARKDADSKSDRAKARAAKSGAKADSDAADRKGRPTPARDRKESKGSIFARISRFLREVVAELRKVIWPTRKQMITYTTVVLVFVAFMVALISGLDLGLGKGVFWLFG, encoded by the coding sequence GTGGCCGAGGACAAGGAACGGGAAGAGGGGCAGCAGGAGCGCCCTTCTCGTCCGGTCACCGCCGCTGCGCGGCGGGAACGCCGTGGCACGGCTCGCCCGGCCGCCCGTAAGGACGCGGACAGCAAGTCGGACCGGGCGAAGGCCCGGGCCGCGAAGTCCGGCGCCAAGGCCGACTCCGACGCGGCCGACCGCAAGGGTCGGCCCACCCCCGCCAGGGACCGCAAGGAGTCGAAGGGCTCGATCTTCGCCCGCATCTCCCGGTTCCTCCGCGAGGTCGTGGCCGAGCTGCGCAAGGTCATCTGGCCGACGCGCAAGCAGATGATCACCTACACCACCGTGGTGCTGGTGTTCGTGGCCTTCATGGTCGCCCTCATCTCGGGCCTCGACCTGGGTCTCGGCAAGGGCGTGTTCTGGCTGTTCGGCTGA
- a CDS encoding aminotransferase-like domain-containing protein: protein MTASEMISFARGAPSLDIIDVDGLKAAADAALTTDPGGALGYGTAVGYVPLRKYLADLHGVPVEQVLVTNGSMQADAFLFDELAKPGQPVIVERPTYDRTLLGLRGRDADVRPVSLDVDGIDTDELAALLEGGLRPTFAHIIPNFQNPAGYTLSLAKRKRLLELAEQYDFTIFEDDPYRLIRFAGEALPSMLELDEGRGRVVFASSFSKTVAPGTRVGYLVGSAALIDKIRVRATNTYISPNMLAQAIVHQFCVSGGMERSIATVNAALAERVGVLCAALEKHIPEAKFTAPEGGYFMWVELPEGVDVAKLLPAAEERGVTFVKGTDFLIEGGQSTLRMAYSGVRVDQIEDGITRLADALKSLQVAAG from the coding sequence GTGACGGCCTCAGAAATGATCTCCTTCGCCCGCGGTGCCCCGTCCCTCGACATCATCGACGTCGACGGCCTCAAAGCCGCCGCGGACGCCGCACTCACCACCGACCCCGGCGGCGCGCTGGGCTACGGCACGGCAGTGGGCTACGTCCCGCTCCGCAAGTACCTCGCCGACCTCCACGGCGTGCCAGTCGAGCAGGTGCTGGTCACCAACGGCTCGATGCAGGCCGACGCGTTCCTCTTCGACGAGCTGGCCAAGCCCGGTCAGCCGGTCATCGTGGAGCGCCCGACCTACGACCGCACGCTGCTGGGCCTGCGCGGCCGCGACGCCGACGTGCGCCCGGTGTCGCTCGACGTCGACGGCATCGACACCGACGAGCTGGCCGCCCTGCTCGAAGGCGGCCTGCGCCCGACGTTCGCGCACATCATCCCCAACTTCCAGAACCCGGCCGGCTACACGCTGAGCCTGGCCAAGCGCAAGCGCCTGCTGGAGCTGGCCGAGCAGTACGACTTCACGATCTTCGAAGACGACCCGTACCGGCTGATCCGGTTCGCGGGCGAGGCGCTGCCCTCGATGCTGGAGCTCGACGAGGGCCGCGGCCGCGTCGTGTTCGCCAGCTCGTTCTCCAAGACCGTGGCACCGGGCACCCGCGTCGGCTACCTGGTCGGGTCGGCCGCGCTGATCGACAAGATCCGCGTGCGCGCGACCAACACCTACATCTCGCCGAACATGCTCGCGCAGGCGATCGTGCACCAGTTCTGCGTCAGCGGCGGCATGGAGCGCTCCATCGCCACCGTCAACGCGGCGCTGGCCGAGCGCGTGGGCGTGCTGTGCGCGGCGCTGGAGAAGCACATCCCGGAGGCGAAGTTCACCGCCCCCGAGGGCGGCTACTTCATGTGGGTGGAGCTGCCCGAGGGCGTGGACGTGGCGAAGCTGCTGCCCGCCGCCGAGGAGCGCGGTGTGACGTTCGTCAAGGGCACCGACTTCCTCATCGAGGGTGGTCAGTCGACCCTGCGCATGGCGTACTCCGGCGTTCGCGTCGACCAGATCGAAGACGGCATCACCCGGCTCGCCGACGCCCTGAAGTCGCTTCAGGTCGCCGCGGGCTGA
- a CDS encoding MaoC family dehydratase, giving the protein MSTPQVGDPLPTIEVTLTRADLVRYAGASLDFNPIHWNERFAREVGLPDVIAHGMLTMAIAGRVVSDWGGELVDYSARFTRPVVVPDDDKGALVEVSGKVGAVNDDGTVRIDLTAKFDGKTVLGKPVAVIRPRS; this is encoded by the coding sequence ATGAGCACCCCGCAGGTCGGCGACCCGCTGCCGACGATCGAGGTCACCCTCACCCGCGCCGACCTGGTGCGCTACGCCGGTGCCTCGCTCGACTTCAACCCCATTCACTGGAACGAGCGCTTCGCCCGCGAGGTCGGACTACCCGACGTGATCGCGCACGGGATGCTGACCATGGCCATCGCGGGCCGCGTGGTGAGCGACTGGGGCGGCGAACTGGTCGACTACTCCGCGCGCTTCACCCGGCCCGTCGTCGTGCCCGATGACGACAAGGGAGCGCTGGTCGAGGTGTCCGGCAAGGTCGGCGCGGTCAACGACGACGGCACCGTGCGGATCGACCTCACCGCGAAGTTCGACGGGAAGACCGTGCTCGGCAAGCCGGTGGCGGTTATCCGACCGCGTTCATGA
- a CDS encoding MaoC family dehydratase N-terminal domain-containing protein, protein MALDQSFVGRSYPPSSVYEVSREKIREFAQAIGDSNPLFVDVEAARAAGYPDVIAPPTFTTIVNLAAINRIVSDPELGLDYSRMVHGDQRFTYHRPLVAGDQLLVTGYVDNIMSRAGNDFITLRAEIADANGDPVVTAKAQLVVRDAEEAGE, encoded by the coding sequence GTGGCCTTGGATCAATCATTTGTCGGGCGGTCGTATCCGCCGTCGTCGGTGTACGAGGTAAGTCGGGAGAAGATCCGCGAGTTCGCCCAGGCGATCGGGGACTCCAACCCGCTCTTCGTCGATGTCGAGGCCGCGCGGGCCGCCGGGTATCCGGACGTGATCGCGCCGCCCACCTTCACCACCATCGTGAACCTCGCCGCGATCAACAGGATCGTCAGCGACCCCGAACTCGGCCTGGACTACAGCCGGATGGTGCACGGGGACCAGCGGTTCACCTACCACCGCCCGCTCGTCGCCGGTGACCAGCTCCTCGTGACGGGCTACGTGGACAACATCATGAGCCGCGCGGGCAACGACTTCATCACCCTGCGGGCCGAGATCGCCGACGCGAACGGCGACCCGGTCGTCACCGCCAAGGCCCAGCTCGTCGTGCGCGACGCCGAGGAGGCAGGCGAATGA
- the rpmG gene encoding 50S ribosomal protein L33, with translation MASTDVRPKITLACESCKHRNYITKKNRRNDPDRLEMKKFCPNCKTHQLHKETR, from the coding sequence GTGGCTTCGACGGACGTGCGGCCCAAGATCACGTTGGCGTGTGAGAGCTGCAAGCACCGGAACTACATCACCAAGAAGAACCGGCGTAACGACCCGGATCGCCTGGAGATGAAGAAGTTCTGCCCCAACTGCAAGACTCACCAGCTCCACAAGGAAACTCGCTGA
- a CDS encoding putative bifunctional diguanylate cyclase/phosphodiesterase, whose amino-acid sequence MPDHSGAAEPVATPPPPAAESPQSEVPQWPAEDPAPNRRFLVFSLLVLVSAVTAACLVSWWLPSYPRPQLIWIGLLLALGFLIAEQLAINIDVRSGVSWSISFCEIPLVIGLFVAPFEVVLAAHLAAGVGTLLVRRVHDRILYNAGAMIFEICSAFATLTLVNQLLGGFGPSWAGVIAGALVAPLSSTLLALVCVRILGRRMRVGAAVRLVLRTLVLGMVNASAGVIGYQVAVHAESGAPLLVLALSGLSALYLAYSGMLREQRDLEALSEVSLIVARAGHQAAAKPSLGVSESARVEQSTDDEWQVIADRIKDQLGAARVVLRLRFDAQQPLHTVVSGEDLPAEMYGVDATGSRADALLRLPGSQVRHFRRGDAAPEIRHALMRRGADEALVVPLRSGSHLLGIVEAHDKLSRWRGFGRPDVRLIGTMASHLATAMDNRRLLATLRHDAYHDPLTGLLNRLGFRRAAGDQLRRHPDSVVLRIDLDVLATVSDALGYAWSDRMVVAAGRRLRDELGSAVALARLEGGAFAALLVDTDDDRAHAIAERLRASVAAPYPVDRLTVEAGSVVGYSTPKSLEGESLAADVDVDALLQRADVALRAARSSGDNVRVYLPTMGQIFLRRFQLVTQFRQALETGQVKVHYQPKVALPSRQVLGVEALVRWRHPEFGKLDPDEFVPAVEAAGLIDALTGFVMDQSLIRVRKWLDRGLRISAAVNLSVRSLDDAAFPDRVAEALDRHGVPPELLTLELTESGVMADPQRALPVLRRLHALGVVLAVDDFGTGYSSLAYLRQLPVDEVKIDKSFVLGMGTDLGDHAVVRSIVELGHSLGLTVVAEGVEEDVARDQLAAMGCDVAQGYLISRPLSESRLEAWLQARTMQAKGLRDETVLTLLS is encoded by the coding sequence ATGCCGGACCACTCAGGCGCGGCCGAACCGGTGGCGACACCGCCGCCGCCCGCTGCTGAAAGCCCGCAGTCTGAAGTCCCGCAGTGGCCTGCCGAGGATCCGGCTCCAAACCGGCGCTTCCTGGTCTTCTCCCTCCTCGTTCTTGTCTCCGCCGTCACCGCCGCCTGCCTGGTGTCGTGGTGGCTTCCCTCGTACCCGCGCCCGCAGCTGATCTGGATCGGCCTGCTGCTCGCCCTCGGGTTCCTGATCGCCGAACAGCTCGCGATCAACATCGACGTCCGCAGCGGGGTGTCGTGGTCGATCTCCTTTTGTGAGATCCCGTTGGTCATCGGCCTGTTCGTGGCGCCGTTCGAAGTCGTCCTCGCCGCGCACCTGGCCGCGGGCGTCGGCACGCTGCTCGTGCGCCGGGTCCACGACCGCATCCTCTACAACGCGGGCGCGATGATCTTCGAGATCTGCTCCGCGTTCGCCACGCTCACCCTGGTCAACCAGCTGCTCGGCGGCTTCGGCCCCTCCTGGGCCGGAGTGATCGCGGGCGCGCTCGTCGCACCGCTGTCGAGCACCCTGCTCGCCCTGGTGTGCGTGCGCATCCTCGGCCGCCGGATGCGCGTCGGCGCGGCTGTCCGCCTGGTCCTGCGCACCCTGGTCCTCGGCATGGTCAACGCCTCTGCGGGCGTGATCGGCTACCAGGTCGCGGTGCACGCCGAGTCCGGCGCGCCGCTGCTGGTCCTCGCGCTCAGCGGCCTGTCCGCCCTCTACCTCGCCTACTCCGGCATGCTGCGCGAACAGCGCGACCTCGAAGCGCTCTCCGAGGTCAGCCTCATCGTCGCCCGCGCCGGGCACCAGGCCGCGGCGAAACCGTCGCTCGGGGTCAGCGAGTCCGCGCGCGTCGAACAGAGCACCGACGACGAGTGGCAGGTCATCGCCGACCGGATCAAAGACCAGCTCGGCGCCGCCCGCGTCGTGCTGCGCCTGCGGTTCGACGCCCAGCAGCCGCTGCACACCGTCGTCTCCGGCGAGGACCTCCCGGCCGAGATGTACGGCGTCGACGCCACCGGCTCCCGCGCCGACGCGCTGCTGCGCCTGCCCGGCTCACAGGTCCGCCACTTCCGCCGCGGCGACGCGGCGCCCGAGATCCGCCACGCGCTGATGCGCCGCGGCGCCGACGAGGCCCTCGTGGTCCCGCTGCGCAGCGGCAGCCACCTGCTCGGCATCGTCGAGGCGCACGACAAGCTGTCGCGCTGGCGCGGCTTCGGCAGGCCCGACGTGCGGCTCATCGGCACCATGGCCAGCCACCTCGCCACCGCCATGGACAACCGCAGGCTGCTCGCGACCCTGCGCCACGACGCCTACCACGACCCGCTGACCGGCCTGCTCAACCGCCTCGGCTTCCGCCGGGCCGCGGGCGACCAGCTGCGCCGCCACCCCGACTCCGTAGTCCTGCGCATCGACCTCGACGTGCTCGCCACCGTCAGCGACGCCCTCGGCTACGCGTGGAGCGACCGGATGGTCGTCGCCGCGGGCCGCAGGCTGCGCGACGAACTCGGCTCCGCCGTGGCCCTGGCCCGGCTCGAGGGCGGCGCCTTCGCCGCGCTCCTCGTCGACACCGACGACGACCGCGCCCACGCCATCGCCGAACGCCTGCGCGCGTCCGTCGCCGCGCCGTACCCGGTCGACCGGCTCACCGTCGAGGCGGGCTCGGTCGTCGGCTACTCCACGCCGAAGTCGCTGGAAGGCGAGAGCCTCGCCGCCGACGTCGACGTCGACGCGCTGCTGCAGCGGGCCGACGTCGCACTGCGGGCCGCGCGGTCCAGCGGCGACAACGTCCGCGTGTACCTGCCCACGATGGGCCAGATCTTCCTGCGCCGCTTCCAGCTCGTCACCCAGTTCCGCCAGGCGCTGGAGACCGGCCAGGTCAAGGTCCACTACCAGCCGAAGGTCGCGCTGCCCAGCCGCCAGGTCCTCGGCGTCGAGGCGCTGGTCCGCTGGCGCCACCCCGAGTTCGGCAAGCTCGACCCCGACGAGTTCGTCCCCGCCGTCGAGGCGGCCGGGCTGATCGACGCGCTGACCGGGTTCGTGATGGACCAGTCCCTCATCCGGGTCCGCAAGTGGCTCGACCGGGGCCTGCGGATCTCCGCCGCGGTCAACCTGTCGGTGCGCAGCCTCGACGACGCCGCGTTCCCCGACCGGGTCGCCGAGGCGCTCGACCGGCACGGCGTGCCGCCGGAGCTGCTCACCCTGGAGCTGACCGAGTCCGGCGTCATGGCCGACCCGCAGCGGGCCCTCCCGGTGCTGCGCAGGCTGCACGCGCTCGGCGTCGTGCTCGCCGTGGACGACTTCGGCACCGGCTACTCGTCGCTGGCCTACCTGCGCCAGCTGCCGGTCGACGAGGTGAAGATCGACAAGAGTTTCGTGCTCGGCATGGGCACCGACCTCGGCGACCACGCGGTGGTCCGCTCGATCGTCGAACTCGGCCACTCGCTCGGCCTCACCGTGGTCGCCGAGGGCGTCGAGGAAGATGTCGCGCGTGATCAGCTCGCGGCCATGGGCTGCGACGTCGCGCAGGGCTACTTGATCTCCCGCCCGCTGTCGGAAAGTCGGCTGGAAGCGTGGCTACAGGCCAGAACCATGCAGGCCAAGGGCTTGCGCGACGAGACCGTGTTGACCTTGCTCTCGTGA
- a CDS encoding GNAT family N-acetyltransferase, whose translation MSGVDPAATIAEHAARVGASDPLLPVPAEFRAGTRLSVDGGEAVTWFQHLPEGLAARSWEPARSHHLDVRLAGADRAATLGVLLDRWLDLIRDTVTPGDSDSAAVVEMPSRDTEAVSALVHRGFVPCSVVAVRKAGRGGQAGDPGVRIRAATADDLAVATELNLTVVRFDAAFGKITPRDSTEEVLRNQLVFLLSQPEPLVWLAERAGRVVGLVHIQLPPVSNWAGRYVAAPAVGYLGCLGVVESERGGGIGAALTAHAHAVIDAAGVPVTLLHHALANPYSTPFWYSAGYRPLWTTWLRRPTLPTPRVAPPGKRVAPSGN comes from the coding sequence ATGAGCGGCGTGGACCCTGCCGCGACCATCGCCGAGCACGCAGCCCGCGTCGGCGCGTCCGATCCCCTGCTTCCCGTCCCCGCGGAGTTCCGGGCGGGGACGCGGTTGTCGGTCGACGGTGGGGAGGCGGTGACCTGGTTCCAGCACCTGCCGGAGGGGCTCGCGGCCCGCAGTTGGGAGCCCGCGCGCTCGCACCACCTGGACGTCCGGCTGGCGGGCGCCGACCGGGCAGCGACCCTCGGCGTGCTTCTGGACCGGTGGCTGGACCTGATCAGGGACACGGTCACGCCCGGCGACAGCGACTCCGCGGCCGTGGTCGAAATGCCGAGTCGCGATACCGAGGCGGTGTCGGCGCTGGTGCACCGCGGGTTCGTGCCGTGCAGCGTGGTCGCGGTGCGCAAGGCGGGCCGCGGCGGTCAGGCGGGCGACCCGGGGGTGCGCATCCGGGCGGCGACCGCCGATGACCTGGCGGTGGCGACCGAGCTGAACCTGACGGTCGTGCGCTTCGACGCCGCCTTCGGCAAGATCACGCCGCGCGACAGCACCGAGGAGGTGCTGCGCAACCAGCTGGTGTTCCTGCTGTCCCAGCCGGAGCCCCTGGTGTGGCTGGCCGAGCGCGCGGGCCGGGTGGTGGGCCTCGTCCACATCCAGCTGCCGCCGGTGTCGAACTGGGCGGGCCGCTATGTCGCCGCGCCCGCCGTGGGTTACCTCGGGTGTCTCGGCGTGGTCGAGTCCGAGCGCGGGGGCGGGATCGGCGCCGCGCTCACCGCCCACGCGCACGCCGTCATCGACGCCGCGGGCGTCCCCGTGACGCTCCTGCACCACGCGTTGGCCAACCCGTACTCGACCCCGTTCTGGTACTCGGCCGGCTACCGCCCCCTGTGGACCACCTGGCTCCGCCGCCCCACCCTCCCCACCCCGCGAGTCGCCCCGCCAGGCAAACGAGTCGCCCCCTCAGGCAACTGA
- a CDS encoding winged helix DNA-binding domain-containing protein, with product MTTVNPLVARTVAQGLAGRRPASTADAVRRVVALQAQDVRANRLAVRARTDGLTRADVDSAVTSGEVVRTWAMRGTLHLLAAEDVGWIVALLGPRFAHGLRGRRSRLGLDDDLSTRGAELIADAAATPRTRAELVETLRAEGIDLDPRTQAPAHLIAYAAMTGLIRRGPDRSDDEPTYVRFGGLPAVDEQRALTRLAERYLAGHAPATAEDFATWSGLPLGKARAAFKDAEEPPEPADPGRTVRLVGHFDAYLLGYRERPVPAEHTRKLQAGGGFIMPAVLVDGRAVATWRRTRGEIDVEPFGKLPKGIGDAVEAEIVDIARFLEG from the coding sequence ATGACGACGGTGAATCCGCTGGTCGCCCGCACTGTCGCCCAAGGGCTCGCGGGCCGTCGACCGGCGTCGACGGCCGACGCGGTCCGCCGGGTCGTGGCCTTGCAGGCACAGGATGTCCGGGCCAACCGCCTCGCCGTCCGCGCCCGGACCGACGGTCTCACCCGCGCAGACGTCGACTCGGCGGTCACCTCCGGGGAGGTGGTCCGCACGTGGGCGATGCGCGGAACCCTGCACCTGCTCGCCGCCGAGGACGTCGGCTGGATCGTCGCGCTCCTCGGCCCGCGGTTCGCCCACGGCCTGCGCGGTAGGCGGTCCCGGCTCGGCCTGGACGACGACCTCTCCACCCGCGGCGCCGAGCTGATCGCCGACGCCGCGGCCACGCCTCGGACCCGGGCCGAGCTGGTCGAGACCCTGCGCGCTGAGGGCATCGACCTGGACCCCCGCACCCAGGCACCCGCCCACCTGATCGCCTACGCCGCGATGACCGGCCTGATCCGCCGAGGTCCCGACCGCAGTGACGACGAGCCGACCTACGTGCGGTTCGGCGGTCTCCCCGCGGTGGACGAGCAGCGCGCGCTGACCCGGCTCGCGGAGCGGTACCTAGCAGGCCACGCGCCCGCCACCGCCGAGGACTTCGCCACCTGGTCGGGACTGCCGCTGGGGAAGGCCCGGGCCGCGTTCAAGGACGCCGAGGAGCCGCCCGAGCCCGCCGATCCCGGCCGGACGGTCCGGCTGGTCGGCCACTTCGACGCCTACCTGCTGGGTTACCGCGAGCGGCCGGTGCCCGCCGAGCACACGCGCAAGCTCCAGGCGGGTGGCGGGTTCATCATGCCCGCGGTGCTGGTCGACGGCCGCGCGGTCGCGACCTGGCGCCGGACCCGCGGCGAGATCGACGTCGAACCGTTCGGGAAGCTGCCGAAAGGCATCGGCGACGCCGTCGAAGCCGAGATCGTCGACATCGCGCGGTTCCTCGAGGGCTGA
- a CDS encoding SigE family RNA polymerase sigma factor, translating to MREDLDFDGFVRERYDQLLRYAVMLTGRRWDAEEVLQEALVRCLKRWRKVPADNAVAYARKAIYHEFLRSAKRKPLVTLDEIAGQLDLEDFAGAVVAREHVLAVLQILPPRQRAAVVARFWLDLTEAQTAIELGCSVGTVKSLTSRGLAKVRETWKAGAVQHAQAVTSLERRWA from the coding sequence GTGCGGGAGGACCTGGATTTCGACGGGTTCGTCCGGGAGCGGTACGACCAGCTCCTGCGGTACGCCGTGATGCTCACCGGCCGCCGCTGGGACGCCGAAGAGGTCCTGCAGGAAGCGCTGGTGCGCTGCCTTAAGAGATGGCGCAAGGTGCCCGCGGACAACGCGGTGGCCTACGCCCGCAAGGCGATCTACCACGAGTTTCTGCGCTCAGCCAAGCGCAAACCGCTGGTGACGCTCGACGAGATCGCCGGACAGCTGGACCTCGAGGACTTCGCCGGTGCCGTGGTGGCGCGCGAACACGTCCTCGCGGTCCTGCAGATCCTGCCGCCGCGGCAGCGGGCCGCCGTGGTCGCGCGGTTCTGGCTGGATCTGACCGAGGCGCAGACCGCGATCGAGTTGGGGTGTTCGGTCGGCACCGTCAAATCACTGACAAGCCGGGGGCTGGCGAAGGTCAGGGAAACGTGGAAGGCGGGGGCCGTGCAACACGCGCAGGCAGTCACCTCGCTGGAGAGGAGGTGGGCATGA
- a CDS encoding GNAT family N-acetyltransferase yields the protein MTDYSSLEMRVAVPGELNIVLDLMGEAASWLKSIGVDQWQGPFRVERIADGIAAGRVWFAEGKRGVDREVVGTITVDEFADMDFWTEADDLDSALYVHRMAVRREDAGRGIGAFMLEWAAKLGRDHGKSRLRLDANRDNTSLQRYYQRLGWQHVRTVYRSWRPSGALFELPLGPRGS from the coding sequence ATGACTGACTATTCGAGCCTGGAAATGCGTGTGGCGGTGCCGGGCGAACTTAATATTGTGCTCGACCTGATGGGTGAGGCTGCCAGTTGGCTGAAGTCCATAGGTGTCGACCAATGGCAAGGCCCGTTCCGTGTGGAGCGAATTGCTGACGGAATCGCGGCGGGTCGCGTCTGGTTCGCGGAAGGCAAACGGGGTGTTGATCGTGAAGTCGTGGGAACAATAACCGTCGACGAGTTCGCAGACATGGATTTTTGGACAGAAGCCGATGATTTGGACTCTGCGCTGTACGTGCACAGGATGGCTGTTCGACGCGAAGATGCCGGACGGGGCATTGGGGCCTTCATGCTCGAATGGGCGGCGAAGCTCGGTAGGGATCATGGCAAGTCACGCTTGCGACTGGATGCCAATCGGGACAACACGTCATTGCAGCGGTACTACCAACGGCTTGGATGGCAACACGTGCGTACGGTCTATCGGTCGTGGCGGCCGTCCGGGGCGCTGTTCGAGCTGCCGTTGGGCCCGCGGGGAAGCTAG
- a CDS encoding GntR family transcriptional regulator codes for MYVRIANALRGQIESGQLEPGQQLPTEHALGAEYEVARATVRQALTLLKNEGLIIPARPRGYFVRKIRRSIYRPQAEFRPRPHFAEMDQWMEEQAEDGREPSQTINVEIVNPPHEIANRLGLKPDEMTVVRRRIRYLDGEPFNANDSYFPLSLVSTSEIMVPHDIQRGANEVLAELGARQVRAIDEIEVRMPTPTEATQLDLGPGTPVAVIRSTGYTADDRPVRAVVTVLPGTKHVIVFERDRLDPDD; via the coding sequence GTGTACGTACGGATCGCGAACGCTCTGCGCGGGCAGATCGAGAGCGGGCAGCTCGAACCGGGGCAGCAGCTCCCCACGGAACATGCGCTCGGCGCGGAGTACGAAGTGGCGCGGGCCACGGTCAGGCAAGCACTGACACTCCTAAAGAACGAGGGCCTGATCATTCCCGCTCGACCGCGCGGCTATTTCGTCCGCAAGATTCGACGGTCAATCTATCGACCTCAGGCGGAGTTTCGGCCACGCCCGCACTTCGCTGAGATGGATCAATGGATGGAAGAACAGGCTGAGGACGGGCGAGAGCCATCGCAGACCATCAACGTTGAGATCGTCAATCCGCCTCACGAGATCGCAAACAGACTTGGCCTCAAGCCAGACGAAATGACCGTTGTTCGTCGCCGTATTCGGTATCTTGACGGCGAACCATTTAACGCAAACGACAGTTACTTCCCGCTTTCCCTCGTAAGCACGTCAGAGATCATGGTTCCACATGACATTCAGCGCGGCGCAAATGAGGTTCTGGCGGAACTTGGTGCGCGACAGGTACGCGCAATTGACGAGATTGAAGTGAGGATGCCCACGCCTACAGAGGCAACACAACTCGATTTGGGTCCAGGAACGCCGGTTGCTGTGATCCGCTCGACCGGCTACACGGCAGACGATCGGCCTGTCAGGGCCGTGGTGACCGTACTGCCAGGAACTAAGCACGTGATCGTGTTCGAGCGCGACAGGCTGGACCCCGATGACTGA
- a CDS encoding DUF3307 domain-containing protein yields the protein MSASGLTFAVLLPGLLVAHNVADHWVQSSHQAGCKGLPGWAGRRACAAHVLGYTVVTAWLVVGLWVAFDLSISLPGFLLGQVISAVTHYWADRRTTLAWLARIVGRAQFYRMGAPRENRDDNPSLGTGAYALDQSWHWLWLGVAAFVTAVA from the coding sequence ATGTCGGCTTCCGGGTTGACGTTCGCGGTGTTGCTGCCGGGGTTGCTGGTGGCACACAACGTGGCGGACCACTGGGTGCAGTCGAGCCACCAGGCGGGTTGTAAGGGCCTGCCGGGTTGGGCGGGTCGTCGTGCCTGTGCGGCTCACGTCCTGGGCTACACGGTCGTCACCGCGTGGTTGGTCGTCGGCCTGTGGGTGGCGTTCGATCTGTCGATCTCTCTGCCGGGTTTCCTGCTGGGACAGGTGATCTCTGCGGTGACGCACTACTGGGCCGACCGGCGCACCACGTTGGCGTGGCTGGCCCGCATCGTCGGCCGCGCCCAGTTCTACCGCATGGGCGCACCGCGCGAGAACCGTGACGACAACCCGTCGCTGGGGACCGGGGCTTATGCGCTGGACCAGTCGTGGCACTGGTTGTGGCTGGGTGTGGCCGCGTTCGTGACGGCGGTGGCCTGA